Proteins found in one Janthinobacterium lividum genomic segment:
- a CDS encoding IS30 family transposase, with translation MKQKPRIYYTETQKALMWERWKQGDSLQMIAQLFDRNHSSIQRILAESGGIRPAPRCRSRLALTLAEREEVSRAIVTGISIRALARRLGRAPSTISRELRRNGGREAYRATQADQYAWDQARRPKPCKLTESRMLANMVASKLQLQWSPEQIAGWLKQLFTRHEEYHVSHETIYRSLYIQARGALKKELLEHLRRTRAMRRSRHHTQKTDNHGRIVDAVSISERPATAADRAVPGHWEGDLLCGSHNSQIVTLVERQTRYVMLIKVAAKNTETVVNALIDNARRLPQELYKSLTWDRGSELAGHKRFTLATDIQVYFCDPQNPWQRGSNENTNGLLRQYFPKGLDISTYSQEQLDAVARRLNERPRKTLHYQTPAQRFEQCVALTD, from the coding sequence ATGAAACAGAAACCACGAATTTATTACACTGAGACCCAGAAGGCCTTGATGTGGGAACGCTGGAAGCAAGGCGACTCCCTGCAGATGATAGCCCAGCTATTTGATCGGAATCACTCGTCGATACAGCGGATTCTGGCTGAGTCTGGTGGCATACGGCCAGCGCCGCGATGCCGTTCCCGACTGGCGCTGACGCTGGCCGAGCGCGAGGAGGTATCGCGCGCCATCGTTACCGGCATATCCATCCGCGCACTTGCCAGGCGCCTTGGACGCGCACCATCGACCATCAGCAGGGAACTCAGGCGCAACGGTGGCCGCGAAGCATATCGCGCAACTCAGGCCGATCAGTATGCGTGGGATCAGGCGCGCCGCCCCAAACCTTGTAAGCTGACGGAGAGCCGCATGCTGGCCAACATGGTTGCCAGCAAGCTCCAATTGCAGTGGTCGCCGGAACAGATTGCTGGCTGGCTCAAGCAGCTGTTCACGCGCCACGAGGAGTATCACGTGTCGCACGAAACCATTTACCGCAGCCTCTATATCCAGGCCCGAGGCGCCTTAAAGAAGGAGCTGCTGGAGCACTTGCGCCGTACGCGCGCCATGCGCCGCTCTCGTCATCACACCCAAAAGACGGACAACCACGGCAGAATTGTCGATGCCGTGTCGATCAGCGAGCGTCCAGCGACGGCGGCGGATCGAGCGGTGCCCGGGCATTGGGAGGGGGACCTGCTATGCGGCAGCCACAACAGCCAGATCGTGACCTTGGTCGAGCGCCAGACGCGCTATGTCATGCTGATAAAAGTCGCCGCCAAAAATACCGAAACGGTGGTCAACGCATTGATCGACAATGCCCGCAGGCTGCCCCAGGAACTGTATAAGTCACTGACGTGGGATCGTGGCAGCGAACTGGCCGGGCATAAACGCTTTACGTTGGCCACCGACATCCAGGTCTATTTCTGCGATCCACAGAATCCATGGCAGCGCGGTTCAAATGAAAATACCAACGGCCTGTTGCGCCAGTATTTCCCCAAGGGGCTGGATATTTCCACCTATTCGCAAGAGCAACTCGATGCGGTAGCCAGACGACTCAACGAGCGCCCCAGGAAGACGCTACACTACCAAACACCGGCTCAACGATTTGAACAATGTGTTGCGTTGACCGATTGA
- a CDS encoding DUF2971 domain-containing protein has protein sequence MENAQLMGMIGLPFHRAPNTLFSYSERKTKRWLERFKKLPHKEKVRAMRELYADHNRSVSDPQEIFLDMRKRLSHVGIFSLSECNDNELMWAHYGANHSGIALGFSGGADSKLRGNRHMIAVNYVNEKPVFDVGFKNEVAFYATQSGGMESRGRVSFEDSVFRASLSTKTTPWCYEKEWRYVEETHGLFDWPGDLVSVVFGMRMSKERRREYRRLVETTNSNVDFFEVIAAPGHTRILVTKL, from the coding sequence ATGGAAAATGCTCAGCTCATGGGAATGATTGGACTACCGTTTCACAGGGCACCCAACACACTTTTTTCCTACAGTGAGCGAAAGACCAAGCGGTGGTTGGAGAGATTCAAGAAGCTGCCCCACAAGGAAAAAGTACGAGCGATGCGTGAGCTTTACGCTGATCATAATAGAAGCGTTTCAGACCCACAGGAAATCTTCCTGGATATGCGCAAGCGCCTTTCTCATGTAGGAATCTTCAGCCTTTCCGAGTGCAATGACAACGAATTGATGTGGGCGCACTATGGTGCAAATCACAGCGGCATCGCACTCGGCTTCTCCGGTGGCGCTGACTCAAAGCTACGTGGTAACCGACATATGATCGCGGTTAACTATGTTAACGAGAAGCCAGTCTTTGATGTAGGCTTCAAGAACGAAGTAGCGTTCTATGCCACACAAAGTGGCGGGATGGAATCGCGCGGGCGAGTTTCGTTCGAGGATTCAGTATTTCGCGCTTCGCTCAGTACTAAGACAACTCCATGGTGCTACGAAAAGGAATGGCGCTACGTTGAAGAGACGCATGGACTCTTTGATTGGCCGGGCGACTTGGTCTCTGTGGTGTTCGGCATGCGAATGTCCAAGGAGCGAAGGAGGGAGTATCGAAGGCTGGTTGAGACCACGAACTCAAACGTGGATTTCTTCGAGGTGATAGCGGCGCCAGGCCATACTAGAATACTTGTCACGAAACTCTGA
- a CDS encoding IS5 family transposase, protein MWTQENRSRHQQVRTTLKRGYPTDVKDEEWRLIAPLLPRQAKTGRPRKTDLRTVINALRYMVPSGCEWRMLPNDFPPYQTVYYWFRRLMRRMLFRTIHDLALMLDRMCNEREVLPSAGVVDSQSVKAPGARTRGYDANKKLSGRKRHIAVDTDGRLLAMNLTPADLADSTGAQMVLDGLIKRWPWVKHLFGDAAYDRRQLMDKAAFLDFTVEVVRRLQGQQGFAVQPRRWVVERTFAWLMRYRRLVRDYEQRIDVSENMIYLAMGSLLLHRLNFR, encoded by the coding sequence ATGTGGACGCAAGAGAATCGAAGCCGGCATCAGCAGGTGAGGACGACACTCAAACGTGGCTATCCCACAGATGTGAAAGATGAAGAGTGGCGTCTGATCGCACCGCTGCTGCCAAGGCAAGCGAAGACGGGAAGACCTCGCAAGACGGATTTGCGCACGGTGATCAATGCGCTGCGTTACATGGTACCGTCCGGATGCGAGTGGCGCATGCTGCCAAATGATTTCCCGCCGTATCAGACGGTTTATTACTGGTTTCGGCGGCTGATGCGGCGCATGCTGTTTCGCACCATTCATGACTTGGCGCTGATGCTCGATCGTATGTGCAATGAGCGGGAGGTGCTGCCGAGTGCGGGTGTTGTCGATAGCCAGAGCGTGAAAGCGCCAGGGGCACGAACGAGAGGCTATGACGCAAACAAGAAACTCAGCGGGCGCAAACGCCATATCGCGGTCGACACGGACGGTCGCTTGCTGGCGATGAACCTGACGCCAGCCGATCTTGCCGACTCCACTGGTGCTCAGATGGTGCTCGACGGCCTGATTAAACGCTGGCCATGGGTGAAGCATCTGTTTGGGGATGCGGCATATGACCGCAGACAGTTGATGGACAAGGCCGCGTTTCTTGACTTCACGGTGGAAGTCGTGCGGCGCCTGCAAGGGCAGCAAGGTTTCGCTGTTCAGCCAAGGCGCTGGGTGGTCGAGCGAACGTTTGCATGGCTGATGCGTTACCGGCGCCTGGTGCGCGACTACGAGCAGCGCATTGATGTTTCGGAAAATATGATTTACCTGGCCATGGGCTCGTTGCTGCTGCACCGACTAAATTTCCGCTAA
- a CDS encoding AAA family ATPase, producing MKFNVVRIGQSMPVGRTNAAFLIEDQWDDWGKYRTQFYLRIADLSGILHDIGNVKIGHQGLLPGATTAENTRAPVLQDQFAILPPSYFSLARGETYYEALLKLPDDLGLTVLRGLRDIAYDLKIFDKVNNEYVVGESLLRDLPSANVRNRWHRLARGDATLTPFQFCYLRPAPQLGLPPPPPMDFVVTPNSTPPTNVHALIGRNGVGKTHFMQHLAKALLNSGGPDKSAGTLSPLGHNSDDWTFSGLIVVSFSAFDDFDLPILETSEITAHAVGLRIKNAETQVVRVKSPSDLAHDFTNSFAICRKGLRADRWRQAVVTLANDPVFADANVSDLLSLPDELWQAEAFDFFHRRLSSGHKIVLLTITRLVELVDERTLVLMDEPEGHLHPPLLSAFIRSLSDLLVRRNGVAILATHSPVVLQEVPQSCAWILQRAGLSSVAERPTIETFGENLGVLTREVFGFEVTTAGFYGLIQTAVYSTPPLNYERVLKHFDEKLGAEGRAIARALVTNRDIKRTQ from the coding sequence ATGAAATTTAATGTGGTGCGTATAGGGCAGTCTATGCCAGTTGGCAGGACAAATGCTGCGTTTCTGATTGAGGATCAGTGGGATGACTGGGGGAAATACCGCACTCAGTTCTATCTCCGAATTGCTGACTTAAGCGGAATTCTCCACGACATTGGCAACGTAAAAATCGGCCATCAAGGGTTGTTACCTGGTGCGACTACGGCTGAAAACACTCGAGCTCCCGTGTTGCAGGATCAGTTTGCGATACTCCCGCCAAGTTATTTCTCATTAGCACGAGGTGAAACGTACTATGAAGCATTACTTAAATTGCCAGACGATTTGGGATTGACTGTACTGAGGGGCTTGAGGGATATTGCATATGACCTTAAGATTTTTGACAAGGTCAACAATGAATATGTGGTTGGTGAATCTCTACTAAGAGATCTTCCTTCAGCTAACGTCAGAAATCGATGGCATAGACTAGCGCGTGGCGATGCAACGCTCACACCATTTCAATTTTGTTACTTGCGGCCGGCTCCACAGCTGGGATTACCTCCACCTCCGCCAATGGATTTCGTGGTCACACCAAACTCCACACCTCCGACAAACGTACATGCACTAATCGGTCGCAACGGCGTAGGCAAGACACACTTCATGCAACACTTGGCAAAGGCGCTGCTTAATTCTGGAGGACCTGATAAATCTGCTGGCACACTGTCTCCGCTCGGCCACAACTCCGATGATTGGACGTTTTCTGGCCTTATCGTTGTATCGTTCAGCGCATTTGATGACTTTGACCTACCGATTTTAGAGACGTCGGAAATCACAGCGCATGCCGTGGGGCTGCGAATTAAGAATGCGGAGACGCAAGTGGTTCGTGTAAAGAGTCCCTCTGATTTGGCGCACGATTTTACGAACAGTTTCGCGATCTGCCGAAAAGGGCTACGTGCTGATCGCTGGCGCCAAGCAGTAGTGACACTAGCAAATGATCCAGTATTTGCTGATGCGAATGTCTCAGATTTACTTAGTTTACCGGACGAACTGTGGCAAGCCGAAGCCTTTGATTTTTTCCATCGGCGCCTAAGCTCAGGTCATAAAATCGTACTACTCACAATTACCAGATTGGTTGAACTAGTCGATGAAAGAACCTTGGTATTGATGGATGAACCCGAGGGGCACCTTCATCCCCCTTTGCTGTCGGCATTTATTCGAAGCCTATCTGATCTTTTAGTCCGCCGTAATGGGGTCGCTATTTTGGCTACGCATTCGCCTGTGGTGTTGCAAGAAGTACCTCAATCATGTGCTTGGATTCTACAAAGGGCGGGACTTAGCTCTGTTGCGGAACGTCCAACAATTGAAACCTTCGGTGAAAACCTTGGCGTCTTAACGAGGGAGGTGTTTGGATTCGAAGTGACTACTGCTGGATTTTATGGTTTGATTCAAACAGCAGTCTACAGTACGCCTCCCCTCAATTACGAGCGGGTCTTAAAACATTTTGATGAGAAACTCGGAGCAGAAGGGCGTGCCATTGCCCGAGCACTTGTAACTAACCGTGACATAAAACGTACTCAATGA